The Acidimicrobiales bacterium genome segment CTCAAGGACGCGGACATGGGCATAGCCATGGGATCTGGCAGCTCGGCATCGCGCGCCGTCGCCCAGCTGGTCCTGCTAGACGACAGGTTCTCCACGCTTCCCAGGGTGCTGGCCGAGGGCCGCCGGGTCATCAACAACGTCGAGCGGGTGGCGAACCTCTTCATCACCAAGGCCACCTACGCCGTCCTGCTCACCGCCATCGTGGGCCTGTTCGGGGTGCCGTTCCCGTTCCTGCCGAAGCAGCTGACCCTCATCGGCACCATCTCCGTCGGGGTCCCCGGCTTCTTCCTCGCCCTGGCACCCGACGACTCCCTGGTCCGGCCGGGATTCCTGGCCAGGGTGCTGCGCTACGCCCTGCCGGCGGGCACCGCCGCGGCGGCTGCCACGTTCGTCGCCTACGAGGTGGTCAGGCGGAGCGACGCCACGCTAGAGGCGGCCCGCACCTCGGCCACCCTCACGCTCCTGGGCATCAGCCTGGTCGTCCTGCTGGGGATCAGCCGACCGCTCCGCCCCTGGAAGGTCGGGCTGGCCGCCGCCATGGGCGGTTGGTACGCCCTGACCATGGCCTGGTCCTTCCCCCGCGACTACTTCGAGCTGGTCATCCCCCCGACGTCGGCGTGGCTGACGGCTGCGGCCTGCACGGCAGCGGGAGGTCTGCTGGTGGCCGTCCTGCCACGGATCACCAACCGGCGGTAGCCCGCCATGCCCATAGGGGTCGGCGGCTAGCGTCTGCGGGCAGCAGGAGGATCGACGACGATCCCCGCCCGACCCGAAGGGTCCCCGATGACCGACACCGGCACGAGCCTCTTCGCCACCGCACTTGACCAGTTCAACCGCGGCGCCGACCTCATCGACCTCCCCGACGACCTCAGGTCGATCCTCTCGCAGCCCAAGAACGAGATCATCGTCAACTTCCCGGTCCGGATGAACGACGGCACCTACAGGGTGTTTCGCGGCTACCGCATCCAGCACAGCAACCTGCTGGGCCCGTACAAGGGCGGCGTCCGGTTCCACAACATGGTCGACCTCGACGAGGTCAAGGCCCTGGCGTCCTGGATGACCTGGAAGTCGGCCCTCTGCGACATCCCGTTCGGGGGCGCCAAGGGCGGCATCTCGTTCGACCCGACGGTGCTCGAGACCGATGAGTTGGAGCGGGTCGTCCGGCGGTTCACCCATGCCCTGGGAAGCAACATCGGCCCCGACCACGACATCCCCGCCCCCGACCTGGGCAGCAACGCCCAGTCGATGGTCTGGATGATGGACACGTATGCCAACTCGACCGGGGCGACCGAACGCCAGAACGTCAAGAGGATCGTCACTGGCAAGACGTTGGAGACGGGCGGTAGCCCGGGCCGAGAGAAGGCGACCGGGCAGGGGGTCGTGTTCTGCCTCCAGCACTGGGCCGACGAGGTCGGCTTCGACCTGGTCGGAGCCACGGTGAGCATCCAGGGCTTCGGCAACGTGGGGAGTGCCACCGGACGGATCCTCCAGGTCCACGGAGCCAGGCTGGTGGCGGTGCAGGACCACGGCGGCTCCATCACCGACGAGGACGGCATAGACGCCTTCGAGCTGGCCGACTGGGTCCGGGAGCACGGCAGCGTGGCCGGCTTTCCGAGCGCCATGTGGATCGACGACGAGGACTTCTGGTCTGTGCCCGCCGACCTCCTCGTGCCGGCGGCACTGGAGAACCAGGTCACCGCCGAGCACGCAGGACGCATCCAGGCACGGGTGGTGGTCGAGGCGGCCAACGGCCCGACCACGCTGGAGGCCGAGAAGATCCTCGCTCAGCGGGGCATCGACGTCCTGCCCGACATCCTGGTCAACGCAGGCGGTGTCGTCGTCTCATACTTCGAGTGGCTCCAGAACCGGTCGGCCCAGCGCTGGGACCTCGAGGACGTGGACTTCAAGTTGCGGGAGACCCTGTGGAAGGCCTGCGATGCGGTGGTCGACATCCGCAAGGAGCTGGAGATCCAGTCCCGCCGGGACGCCGCCTACGCGGTGGCCCTCCGTCGCCTGCAGGTCGTGTACAAGCAGCGGGGAATCTTCCCCTGATTCCAGGGGCCGGTCGTTTCCCGGTATCCGGCCATTCGGGTGTCCGCCTCCCCCGGGCTGCTACTCCCGGAGGCGAGGGCCGCACCCACGGAGTCGTCCCGCCCGGGGGCGGCAACCGCTCCGCCCGGGTGATACACGTCTGGACCCATGGCTGACGGAACCCGGACCCTGCTGGTCGGTGACGGACTGCTCGCCGATGGACTGCACGACGGCCTCGTCGACCGCGGTCACGTCGTGGCCCAGGTGGTGCCTGCACACGCCGGCGCCCGATCGGATGCGGGTACAGGTTCCGGCGCAGGAATCAGTGCCGGAATCAGCGCAGCCGTCGGGCTTATCGGCGAAGTCGACCTCGTCGTCCACGTTCCCCAGACCCCGTCCAGCCCGACGCCGCTACTCGACCAATCCACGGAGCAGTGGGTGGAAGCCTGCGAGGCGCCCATGGCCGAGGCATTCGCCGTGGCCCGAACCTGTCGGCCGCACCTGGCCGACCGCGCACGCCTGGTCTGGGTGGTGTCGACCGTGGCCATGGGCGGGGCCGCTGGCTTCGCCGGCTCCGCAGCCGCATCCGAGGGGATCCGGGCCCTGGCCAAGGGCGCTGCCAGGCAGTGGGGGCCTGACGGCCTGACCACGGCGGTGCTGGCCGTGGCACCTGAGGTGGCCTTCTCGCCAGAAGCGGGCGCTGAGGTCGCTGCCACCACCACGCTGGCCGATCCGGCCCTGGGCCGTCCGGGGGACCCGTACGGGGACCTGGCCCCGCTGCTGGACCTCCTGGCCGATCCGGCGGCCCGTTTCGTGACCGGTGCGACCCTTGTGGCCGACGGCGGCGTCTGGATGTCCCCGTGACCTCGGCCTCGCGATCAGACCACCGCCTCCTGGAGGACCGGGTGGTCCTGGTGACCGGTGGCGCCTCGGGGCTGGGCCTCGGGATGGCTACCGCAATGGCGGCCCACGGGGCGGCTGTCGTGCTGGCCTGTCGACGGCCCGAAACGGGCGAGCCTGCCGCCGCCGGCCTCCGCGAGGCCGGGCACGATGCCCGGTGCG includes the following:
- a CDS encoding Glu/Leu/Phe/Val dehydrogenase, producing the protein MTDTGTSLFATALDQFNRGADLIDLPDDLRSILSQPKNEIIVNFPVRMNDGTYRVFRGYRIQHSNLLGPYKGGVRFHNMVDLDEVKALASWMTWKSALCDIPFGGAKGGISFDPTVLETDELERVVRRFTHALGSNIGPDHDIPAPDLGSNAQSMVWMMDTYANSTGATERQNVKRIVTGKTLETGGSPGREKATGQGVVFCLQHWADEVGFDLVGATVSIQGFGNVGSATGRILQVHGARLVAVQDHGGSITDEDGIDAFELADWVREHGSVAGFPSAMWIDDEDFWSVPADLLVPAALENQVTAEHAGRIQARVVVEAANGPTTLEAEKILAQRGIDVLPDILVNAGGVVVSYFEWLQNRSAQRWDLEDVDFKLRETLWKACDAVVDIRKELEIQSRRDAAYAVALRRLQVVYKQRGIFP
- a CDS encoding SDR family oxidoreductase; translation: MADGTRTLLVGDGLLADGLHDGLVDRGHVVAQVVPAHAGARSDAGTGSGAGISAGISAAVGLIGEVDLVVHVPQTPSSPTPLLDQSTEQWVEACEAPMAEAFAVARTCRPHLADRARLVWVVSTVAMGGAAGFAGSAAASEGIRALAKGAARQWGPDGLTTAVLAVAPEVAFSPEAGAEVAATTTLADPALGRPGDPYGDLAPLLDLLADPAARFVTGATLVADGGVWMSP